Proteins from one Actinobacillus delphinicola genomic window:
- a CDS encoding RnfH family protein produces MSDIRITIAYALPKRHFLKSYTVSEGTTVEEAILHSKLLEKFPNIDLHKNKVGIFSRPVTLKDTVNNGDRIEIYRPLLADPREIRRQRAKEQAMNS; encoded by the coding sequence GTGTCTGATATCCGCATTACGATTGCTTATGCATTACCAAAACGTCATTTTCTAAAAAGTTATACTGTTTCTGAAGGCACAACCGTAGAAGAGGCAATTCTGCACTCTAAACTGCTCGAAAAATTTCCTAACATTGATTTACATAAAAACAAAGTAGGGATTTTTAGTCGTCCAGTCACGCTCAAAGACACGGTAAATAATGGCGATCGCATTGAGATCTATCGTCCATTACTTGCTGATCCTCGTGAAATCCGTCGTCAACGTGCTAAAGAACAAGCAATGAATTCCTAA
- the argR gene encoding transcriptional regulator ArgR, whose protein sequence is MSNKPDSLSLAFKTLLAEERCSSQLEIVNALQEQGFHQINQSKVSRMLSRFGAVRIRNTKGETVYCLPNELSVPSTTSPIKNLVLDIDHNHAIIVVKTSPGAAQLIARLLDNLGKSEGILGTIAGDDTIFITPTQNCEITKLMGDIEALFDAAL, encoded by the coding sequence ATGAGTAATAAGCCTGATAGTTTATCTCTCGCATTTAAGACGTTATTGGCAGAGGAACGTTGCTCTTCACAATTAGAAATCGTTAATGCCTTACAAGAACAAGGCTTTCACCAAATTAATCAATCCAAAGTTTCACGTATGTTGAGTCGATTTGGGGCAGTACGCATTCGTAATACAAAAGGCGAAACAGTCTATTGTTTACCTAATGAATTAAGTGTACCCTCAACAACAAGTCCGATTAAAAATTTAGTTTTAGATATCGATCACAATCATGCAATTATTGTCGTAAAAACGAGTCCTGGGGCTGCTCAGCTCATCGCAAGATTATTAGATAATTTAGGAAAAAGCGAAGGGATCTTAGGGACAATCGCTGGGGACGATACGATTTTTATTACACCAACGCAGAATTGTGAAATTACCAAATTAATGGGAGATATCGAGGCATTATTTGACGCAGCTTTATAA